In Juglans microcarpa x Juglans regia isolate MS1-56 chromosome 7D, Jm3101_v1.0, whole genome shotgun sequence, the following are encoded in one genomic region:
- the LOC121238541 gene encoding LOW QUALITY PROTEIN: cell number regulator 6 (The sequence of the model RefSeq protein was modified relative to this genomic sequence to represent the inferred CDS: inserted 2 bases in 2 codons), producing MADGNTHPQSRYVKLTKDQAPLEEITPGELNQPIQVPQLIVHKCNECGQPLXESYQPPADEDWTTGICGCADDTESCWTGLFCPCVLFGRNVEALQEIPWTNACVCHGMCVEGGLALAAATALLHGIDPKTSFLICEGLFFGWWMCGIYTGLFRQSLQKRYHLKNSPCDPCXVHCCMHWCAICQEHREMKNHLSDNAAVAMTVVNPPPVQEMNAGEESVPSAPENGKQSNLEIQPL from the exons ATGGCCGATGGGAACACGCACCCGCAGTCGCGGTACGTGAAATTGACGAAGGATCAAGCACCACTGGAAGAAATCACCCCGGGAGAGCTCAACCAGCCAATTCAAGTCCCTCAG TTAATCGTTCATAAATGTAATGAATGTGGTCAACCAC CAGAAAGCTATCAGCCACCTGCTGATGAAGATTGGACAACTGGGATTTGTGGCTGTGCTGATGATACTGAAAGTT GTTGGACTGGACTCTTCTGCCCATGTGTATTGTTTGGGCGTAATGTTGAAGCTTTGCAAGAAATTCCGTGGACCAATGCATGCGTTTGTCATGGCATGTGTGTTGAGGGTGGACTTGCACTTGCAGCAGCAACAGCTCTCTTACATGGTATTGATCCTAAGACATCATTTCTCATTTGTGAGGGCCTGTTTTTTGGTTGGTGGATGTGTGGCATCTACACTGGTCTATTTCGACAATCATTGCAAAAGAGATATCATCTCAAg AACTCACCATGCGACCCCT TGGTGCACTGCTGCATGCATTGGTGTGCCATATGTCAGGAGCACAGGGAGATGAAGAACCATTTATCTGATAATGCTGCTGTGGCCATGACCGTTGTTAATCCTCCACCAGTTCAAGAAATGAACGCTGGTGAGGAGTCTGTGCCATCCGCCCCCGAAAATGGAAAACAGAGCAATTTGGAGATTCAGCCTTTGTAg